In Aliiglaciecola sp. LCG003, a genomic segment contains:
- a CDS encoding deoxyribodipyrimidine photo-lyase: MNKQINIMWFRQDLRLRDNPALREACSDGSTIALYILDDKNPQQYAMGEASKWWLHHSLEALNKSLDGKLHIRKGDPHTILTELIDKTGAAKVVWNRCYEPWQIKRDKGIKQQLKQQDVLVRSFNGSLLWEPWEIMNKAGSVYKVFTPYYRKGCLQAPSPRSPVDAPKDCQYEYLPELDQSLDNLQLIPQIEWYQAFPNHCQPGEEGAANNLSHFLSEPVASYKEARDVPSKQGTSRLSGHLHFGEISPHQVWYAALNKYAGSMENPDLDCFLSELGWREFSHYLLFHFPTLPEKNYNSTFDSYQWRDENSDLVCWQQGQTGVPIVDAGMRELWQTGYMHNRVRMVVGSYLVKNLQTHWQHGERWFWDCLVDADLAANSASWQWVAGSGADASPFFRIFNPVTQGERFDSQGIYVRKYCPELDGLPDKYIHKPWEAPADILAKANLVLGKHYPKPLVDLKVSRQQALDAYANAKDSQPSQPS; this comes from the coding sequence TTGAATAAACAGATCAACATCATGTGGTTTCGACAGGACCTGCGGTTACGGGACAACCCCGCATTGCGCGAAGCCTGTTCGGATGGAAGCACGATCGCCCTATACATTCTAGATGATAAAAATCCACAACAATATGCAATGGGCGAAGCCAGCAAATGGTGGTTGCATCACTCCTTGGAGGCCCTCAACAAATCATTAGATGGCAAGTTGCACATTCGTAAAGGTGATCCACACACTATTTTAACTGAGTTAATTGACAAGACTGGGGCCGCCAAAGTCGTGTGGAATCGCTGCTATGAGCCATGGCAAATTAAGCGCGACAAAGGGATCAAGCAGCAACTCAAACAACAGGATGTGCTAGTCAGAAGCTTCAACGGCAGTTTATTGTGGGAACCGTGGGAGATCATGAATAAGGCAGGGTCGGTTTATAAGGTTTTTACGCCATATTATCGCAAAGGCTGCCTTCAAGCGCCGTCCCCACGGTCACCGGTTGATGCGCCTAAAGATTGCCAATATGAATATCTACCGGAGCTTGATCAGTCGCTGGATAATTTACAATTAATTCCCCAAATTGAGTGGTATCAAGCTTTTCCCAACCATTGTCAGCCCGGCGAAGAAGGAGCTGCAAATAACCTAAGTCACTTTTTATCCGAACCGGTAGCCAGTTACAAAGAGGCACGAGATGTACCATCAAAACAGGGAACTTCTCGTCTTTCTGGCCATTTACATTTCGGTGAAATATCTCCTCACCAAGTCTGGTACGCAGCCCTAAATAAGTATGCTGGCAGTATGGAAAATCCAGACCTAGATTGTTTTTTAAGTGAATTAGGCTGGCGAGAATTTAGCCACTATTTACTATTTCATTTCCCCACCCTGCCTGAGAAAAATTACAATTCAACATTTGATTCATATCAGTGGCGCGATGAAAACAGCGATCTTGTTTGTTGGCAGCAAGGCCAGACAGGCGTACCTATTGTCGATGCGGGCATGCGCGAGTTATGGCAAACCGGTTACATGCATAATAGAGTCCGCATGGTTGTTGGATCTTATCTAGTCAAAAATCTGCAAACCCATTGGCAACATGGCGAGCGCTGGTTTTGGGACTGCCTCGTCGATGCTGACTTAGCAGCTAACAGTGCAAGCTGGCAATGGGTTGCGGGCTCTGGGGCCGATGCATCACCATTTTTCCGTATTTTCAATCCTGTGACTCAGGGTGAACGCTTCGATAGTCAAGGCATTTACGTACGCAAATATTGCCCAGAGCTGGACGGTCTTCCTGATAAATATATTCACAAACCTTGGGAAGCCCCAGCAGATATATTGGCTAAAGCCAATCTGGTCCTTGGCAAACACTATCCGAAACCGCTGGTCGACCTAAAGGTTTCTCGACAACAGGCATTGGACGCCTATGCCAATGCTAAAGATAGTCAGCCCTCCCAGCCTAGTTGA
- a CDS encoding succinylglutamate desuccinylase/aspartoacylase family protein produces MHNQFSKEYLVVAQNASGRNMNVPLYRFKGSQPGPKVYIQSSIHGAEVQGNVVIYHLIQILKTQQIFGEITLVPNCNPVGTNIKAGEYTLGRFDPVNGTNWNRGYYFDSELVEQFALTVADDEPLAAMKDRFRQAIKQKIDERLNSTWGLGLAQQLNLKLQQLAFDADIVIDIHNGPVSTRHIYVPEYAKASASLFNIPHVILIPNKFAGALDEATFCHWWTLQKLLACKTGVDVDLNVEAFTLEMGSQEVIDFDEGKYDASSILSYLNAKHCLVEADYQPKNMQRVAVTLENYKILYTRQGGIVEYMAKPGSYLKEGQPLAKILNVDELENERATETITAPCDLIPILHFPSASVLSGTQLYKCFTHFFLLTEAT; encoded by the coding sequence GTGCACAATCAGTTTTCTAAAGAATATTTAGTCGTGGCGCAAAATGCCTCCGGTCGCAATATGAATGTGCCCCTGTATCGATTTAAAGGCAGCCAACCAGGTCCTAAAGTTTATATTCAAAGTTCAATTCACGGTGCCGAAGTCCAAGGCAACGTCGTAATTTATCACCTGATTCAAATCTTAAAAACACAACAAATATTTGGTGAAATTACCTTAGTGCCCAATTGCAATCCAGTAGGAACCAATATCAAAGCTGGAGAATATACCCTAGGTCGCTTTGACCCTGTTAATGGTACAAACTGGAATCGAGGATATTATTTCGATTCCGAATTGGTTGAACAATTCGCACTAACAGTCGCGGATGATGAACCACTAGCCGCTATGAAAGATCGCTTTCGCCAAGCGATTAAACAAAAAATCGATGAACGTTTGAATAGTACTTGGGGATTGGGGCTGGCTCAGCAACTGAATCTCAAGTTACAACAACTGGCGTTTGATGCAGACATCGTGATTGATATCCACAATGGTCCAGTGTCGACCCGACATATCTATGTGCCCGAATATGCAAAAGCATCCGCCTCACTGTTTAATATTCCCCATGTGATACTTATTCCTAACAAGTTTGCTGGAGCATTGGATGAAGCAACATTTTGTCACTGGTGGACCTTACAGAAACTGTTGGCCTGCAAAACTGGCGTTGATGTTGATTTAAATGTCGAGGCTTTTACCTTAGAAATGGGCAGCCAAGAAGTGATTGATTTTGATGAGGGCAAATACGATGCAAGTAGCATCTTATCTTACCTCAATGCCAAACACTGTCTGGTCGAGGCCGATTATCAGCCGAAGAACATGCAGCGGGTGGCCGTGACATTAGAAAACTATAAAATTCTTTACACCCGTCAAGGGGGCATTGTGGAATATATGGCTAAGCCTGGTAGTTACCTCAAGGAAGGCCAACCCTTAGCCAAGATTTTAAATGTAGATGAATTGGAGAATGAAAGAGCAACTGAAACCATCACTGCGCCTTGCGATCTGATCCCTATTTTACATTTCCCATCGGCATCTGTACTCAGTGGCACGCAATTGTATAAGTGTTTCACCCATTTCTTTTTGCTCACTGAAGCAACATAA